A DNA window from Pithys albifrons albifrons isolate INPA30051 chromosome 7, PitAlb_v1, whole genome shotgun sequence contains the following coding sequences:
- the TRDMT1 gene encoding tRNA (cytosine(38)-C(5))-methyltransferase, with translation MTPLRVLELYSGIGGMHQALRESCTYAEVVAAVDVNTLANDVYKHNFPSTPLWAKTIEGITLKEFDRLSFDMILMSPPCQPFTRTGRQGDVSDPRTRSFLYILDILPRLQKLPKYLLLENVKGFESSSARIELVQTLATCGFKYQEFLLSPTCLGIPNSRLRYFLIAKLHQEPFSFQAPGQILTRFPDQYPEDLLKDKVAGKVVETSSSLSSEEKNLDTNSGPDCSSKKSLPERAFLFKLETEEEIKRKHDQDDNSSIQMLKDFLEEENEGMSQYFLPPKSLLRYAFLLDIVKPTCRRSTCFTKGYGHYVEGTGSVLQTAVDVQLESVFKHIEELGEEEKLMKLSTLKLRYFTPREIANLHGFPLEFGFPEKVTVKQCYRLLGNSLNVHVVAKLISILLG, from the exons aaagttGCACATATGCAGaagttgttgctgctgttgatGTGAATACTCTTGCCAATGATGTTTATAAGCACAACTTTCCCAGCACACCGCTATGGGCAAAGACTATTGAG ggcATAACACTGAAAGAATTTGACAGATTATCTTTTGATATGATTTTGATGAGTCCTCCCTGTCAACCATTTACAAG AACTGGTCGGCAAGGTGATGTATCAGATCCACGGACAAGGAGCTTTCTCTATATACTTGATATTCTACCAAG gcTTCAGAAGCTTCCAAAATACCTACTACTAGAAAATGTTAAAGGGTTTGAATCTTCTTCTGCAAG AATTGAACTTGTGCAAACACTTGCAACATGTGGATTTAAATACCAAGAATTTCTCTTGTCTCCAACCTGT CTTGGCATTCCCAACTCTAGGCTGCGATATTTTTTGATTGCAAAGCTTCATCAAGAACCATTTTCCTTTCAAGCTCCTGGTCAG ATATTGACAAGATTCCCAGATCAGTATCCAGAAGACTTACTCAAGGACAAAGTCGCTGGCAAAGTGGTTGAAACCAGTTCTTCCTTGTCTTCTGAAGAGAAGAATTTGGATACAAACAGTGGACCAGATTGCAGCAGCAAGAAGAGTTTACCAGAAAGGGCCTTTCTTTTTAAGCTtgaaacagaagaagaaataaaaaggaagcaTGATCAGGATGATAATTCCTCTATTCAAATGTTAAAAGATTTCTTGGAAGAGGAGAATGAAGGAATGAGTCAGTATTTCTTACCCCCAAAGTCCTTATTGCGCTATGCTTTCTTATTAGACATTGTTAAACCTACCTGCCGGAGATCCACGTGCTTTACAAAAGG GTATGGACACTATGTAGAAGGGACAGGCTCCGTTCTACAGACAGCAGTAGATGTGCAG CTGGAATCAGTGTTTAAACACATCGAGGAGTTAGGAGAAGAAGAGAAGCTTATGAAATTGTCAACACTAAAACTGAGGTACTTTACCCCAAGAGAAATAGCAAATCTTCATGGATTCCCTTTGGAATTTG gCTTTCCTGAAAAAGTAACAGTAAAGCAATGCTATCGTCTTCTGGGAAACAGCCTCAATGTACATGTGGTGGCAAAATTGATCTCCATTCTACTTGGATAA